A genomic region of Fervidobacterium gondwanense DSM 13020 contains the following coding sequences:
- a CDS encoding glycosyltransferase family 4 protein, whose amino-acid sequence MRKVLIIGDCRGIFLRKLFDNLVVAGKKRYSFGLVSDGKRLYSSDQFDECSVPKKCIQRIFNAIYISKKISSEKPDVVHIHFLDPLNVFYKSLLKDAKVIITLWGSDLYRYPTRSLLKKLLQKFLIKRADIITVVSPKMKNDFQKIFGFEDKPILLTRFAIPIDLSIIDSLSEDKLRWFRRRFSVGENEIIITLGYSADPGKKHMYMIDEIVKLYNTFKNIFVFLPMTYGNVEHRELEQITKRYVLVLKVYTLLLV is encoded by the coding sequence ATGAGGAAAGTATTGATTATTGGAGATTGCAGGGGCATTTTCTTAAGAAAACTCTTTGACAATCTCGTAGTCGCAGGAAAAAAGCGATATAGTTTTGGCTTAGTGAGCGATGGTAAACGTCTTTATAGTAGTGATCAGTTTGACGAATGCTCAGTTCCGAAAAAATGTATCCAAAGGATTTTCAATGCGATTTATATCTCTAAAAAAATCTCTTCTGAAAAACCTGACGTAGTACACATACATTTTCTTGATCCGTTAAATGTTTTCTACAAAAGTTTATTAAAAGACGCTAAAGTAATAATTACGCTGTGGGGGTCTGATCTTTATAGATACCCAACAAGATCACTACTTAAAAAATTACTTCAGAAGTTCCTGATAAAACGTGCAGACATTATTACGGTGGTTTCTCCCAAGATGAAAAATGACTTTCAGAAAATATTCGGATTCGAGGATAAGCCAATTTTACTAACCAGGTTTGCAATACCAATTGACCTATCGATCATAGATTCACTGAGTGAAGACAAGCTTCGATGGTTCAGAAGAAGATTTTCTGTCGGGGAAAATGAAATAATTATCACTCTGGGCTATTCAGCAGATCCAGGAAAGAAGCATATGTATATGATTGATGAGATTGTTAAGCTATACAATACTTTTAAAAACATTTTCGTCTTCCTCCCAATGACCTATGGCAATGTCGAACACAGAGAATTGGAACAAATAACCAAAAGGTACGTTCTTGTTCTTAAAGTATATACCTTATTGCTCGTTTAG
- a CDS encoding LegC family aminotransferase: protein MVKVYLDDPNVGELEKKYLCECIDSGYVSSVGPNIGTFENRFAEYLGVKRAVSTQSGTSALHLALYELGIGPGDEVIVPVLTFIATVNPIMYVGARPVFVDVDPETWTIDPDEIEKYITPRTKAIIPVHLYGNPCDMDRIMDISRRYGIPVIEDATESLGATYKERFTGTFGVMGVFSFNGNKIITTGGGGMVVTDDEKKANHIKFLANQARDTSRGYYHPEIGFNYRMTNLEASLGLAQFERFPQFLEMKRRFAQIYTEGLRNNLNVEFQGSYPGAESSYWLFSIKLKGDKSVQEVQKLLAEKGIPTRRIFMPIVEFPMYQQYREGEYKNAYDIYKRGLNLPASTLNTEKGIEYVVKTLNEVL from the coding sequence ATGGTAAAGGTATATCTTGACGATCCAAACGTTGGTGAATTGGAGAAGAAATACCTGTGTGAGTGCATAGATTCAGGTTACGTGTCGTCAGTAGGACCAAATATTGGAACTTTTGAGAATAGATTTGCAGAATACCTTGGCGTGAAGAGAGCTGTTTCTACACAAAGCGGAACGAGCGCACTGCATTTGGCTCTGTACGAACTGGGTATAGGTCCGGGTGACGAAGTCATTGTTCCTGTTTTGACTTTTATTGCCACGGTGAATCCAATAATGTATGTTGGTGCAAGACCTGTGTTCGTTGACGTAGATCCTGAAACTTGGACTATCGACCCTGATGAGATAGAAAAGTACATTACCCCACGCACAAAAGCGATAATTCCGGTCCATCTGTACGGAAATCCGTGCGATATGGATAGGATAATGGATATATCAAGAAGATATGGAATTCCTGTAATAGAGGATGCCACGGAAAGTCTCGGCGCAACGTACAAAGAAAGATTTACCGGTACGTTTGGTGTAATGGGAGTTTTCAGTTTTAACGGAAATAAGATAATTACGACCGGCGGTGGAGGTATGGTAGTAACTGATGACGAGAAGAAGGCAAACCACATCAAATTCCTTGCAAATCAGGCAAGAGACACATCGAGGGGATACTACCATCCAGAGATTGGATTTAACTACAGAATGACGAATTTAGAAGCAAGTTTAGGACTTGCACAGTTCGAGAGGTTTCCGCAATTTCTTGAAATGAAGAGAAGATTCGCACAGATTTACACCGAGGGGTTGAGAAATAACCTCAACGTTGAATTTCAAGGCTCTTATCCCGGAGCTGAAAGTTCTTACTGGCTCTTCTCAATAAAGTTGAAAGGTGATAAATCTGTTCAGGAAGTCCAGAAACTTCTTGCCGAGAAAGGAATACCGACGCGCAGGATATTCATGCCGATAGTGGAGTTCCCGATGTACCAGCAGTACAGAGAGGGAGAGTACAAGAACGCATATGATATTTACAAAAGAGGGCTGAACCTTCCAGCTTCTACACTGAATACAGAAAAAGGTATAGAGTACGTTGTGAAAACGTTGAATGAAGTTCTTTAA
- a CDS encoding nucleotidyltransferase family protein, producing MSIKQDERVREITIPHDAKIFEALRRMDSANRKLLILERNGKFFSLLSIGDIQRAIIRNVSLDTPVYRIVRQNIRIAHPTDSFEKIREMMLEHRTEFLPVINNGDVVNVYFWEDVFGKLQAKIKGEMDIPVVIMAGGKGTRLKPITNVIPKPLIPIGEKTILEMIIDRFHKYGVKDFYISLNYKSEMIKYYLGNLNLNDINIHYLEEQAPLGTAGSLSLLREKVEGRCFVTNCDILVNEDYKEVLDYHIESKSLLTIVGVIKTETIPYGLIESDENGRVIWINEKPTRSYVFNSGMYVIEKRALEFIPENRYLNMTDLVTALISAGEKVSYFPVSENSWIDIGEWDKYLRTLENYELVKRFFENW from the coding sequence TTGAGTATTAAGCAGGACGAGAGAGTTAGAGAAATAACGATTCCACATGATGCTAAGATATTCGAGGCTTTGAGAAGGATGGATTCAGCGAATAGAAAACTTCTTATTCTTGAAAGGAATGGGAAATTCTTTTCTCTCCTAAGTATTGGAGATATACAGCGTGCTATCATTCGAAATGTTAGCTTAGACACGCCTGTATATAGAATTGTTAGGCAGAACATTAGAATTGCGCACCCTACCGATAGTTTTGAGAAGATACGAGAGATGATGCTCGAGCACAGAACGGAATTTTTGCCAGTTATCAACAATGGTGACGTTGTCAATGTTTACTTTTGGGAGGATGTATTTGGTAAATTGCAAGCAAAGATAAAAGGTGAGATGGATATTCCTGTAGTTATAATGGCAGGCGGAAAGGGGACGCGTTTAAAGCCAATAACGAATGTTATTCCTAAACCTTTGATACCAATTGGTGAAAAGACGATATTGGAAATGATAATAGATAGGTTCCACAAATATGGAGTAAAAGATTTTTATATTTCTCTTAACTACAAAAGTGAAATGATTAAGTACTACTTGGGAAATTTGAATCTTAATGATATAAATATTCACTATTTAGAAGAACAGGCACCACTTGGAACTGCGGGCAGTCTCTCGCTACTCAGAGAGAAAGTCGAAGGTAGATGTTTTGTCACAAATTGCGATATTCTTGTTAATGAGGACTACAAAGAAGTACTTGATTACCATATTGAAAGCAAAAGCTTACTTACGATAGTTGGAGTGATTAAGACCGAGACTATTCCATACGGGCTAATTGAGAGTGATGAGAATGGAAGGGTTATTTGGATAAACGAGAAGCCAACAAGAAGTTATGTTTTCAATTCTGGTATGTACGTCATCGAGAAAAGAGCTCTGGAGTTTATACCGGAAAATAGATATCTCAACATGACTGACTTGGTAACAGCACTGATAAGTGCCGGGGAAAAAGTCTCGTATTTTCCAGTCAGTGAAAATTCGTGGATTGATATTGGTGAGTGGGATAAGTACCTTAGAACATTAGAAAACTACGAGTTGGTTAAAAGATTTTTTGAAAATTGGTAG
- a CDS encoding acetyltransferase, producing MLRNAIVLLGGGGHCEVVLDSIRELNMFDEVMISDMPSKIGERVLDVRIEFTDEQLEEIYQSGVKFAFVTLGMVGVSHARAKLYRRLKEIGFQLPVIVSKSASVSRYSLVGAGTFIGKNAVVNAGARIGENCIINTGAIIEHDCVIEAHSHIAPGAILSGGVHVGENSFIGAGAVVLQGVRIAPHVLIGAGAVVLKDADIEGGVYVGNPARLIKINDSFAGYGR from the coding sequence ATGTTGCGTAATGCAATCGTTTTGTTAGGTGGCGGTGGACATTGTGAAGTGGTGCTGGACTCTATTAGAGAGCTGAATATGTTTGATGAGGTAATGATTAGCGACATGCCAAGTAAGATAGGGGAACGGGTTTTGGATGTTAGGATAGAATTCACCGACGAGCAATTAGAAGAGATTTACCAAAGTGGAGTGAAGTTTGCATTTGTTACGCTCGGTATGGTTGGTGTAAGCCATGCGCGAGCTAAGTTGTACAGAAGACTGAAAGAGATTGGGTTTCAATTGCCTGTGATAGTCTCTAAATCTGCAAGTGTTTCAAGGTATTCCCTTGTAGGAGCAGGTACATTTATTGGAAAGAATGCGGTTGTAAATGCTGGAGCGAGAATTGGTGAGAATTGCATAATAAACACAGGGGCTATTATTGAACACGATTGTGTGATTGAAGCGCACAGTCATATTGCTCCAGGAGCGATATTGTCTGGCGGAGTGCATGTCGGAGAAAATTCATTCATTGGCGCTGGTGCGGTGGTGTTACAAGGTGTTCGAATCGCACCCCATGTTTTGATTGGTGCTGGAGCGGTTGTATTAAAGGATGCGGATATTGAAGGTGGAGTGTATGTAGGCAACCCAGCGAGATTGATCAAAATCAATGATAGCTTTGCAGGGTATGGAAGGTGA
- a CDS encoding NAD-dependent 4,6-dehydratase LegB, which translates to MKILVTGSEGFIGSHLVELLVEKGFDVRAFVRYNFKNEWGWLETLECLDKIEVYTGDVRDFDSVYDAMKGVDVVFHLAALIGIPYSYISPLAYIKTNIEGTYNVLEAARKLNLQRIVITSTSEIYGTAQYVPIDEKHPYNPQSPYAASKAAADLLALSYYRSFDTPVTIVRPFNTYGPRQSARAVIPTIITQILSGKRQIKLGNLAPTRDLTYVKDTVEGFLAVGLHPDTIGDVYNLGTGTEISIGDLVRKIANIMGVEIEIIQEKERLRPEKSEVERLLSNPQKTKEITGWQARYSLDEGLRETIAWLKANLQYYKPDIYNV; encoded by the coding sequence ATGAAAATTTTGGTTACAGGTTCCGAAGGATTTATTGGTTCTCATTTGGTTGAGCTTTTAGTAGAAAAAGGTTTTGATGTTAGAGCGTTTGTCAGGTACAATTTTAAAAATGAGTGGGGATGGCTTGAGACGTTGGAATGCCTTGACAAGATAGAGGTCTATACAGGCGATGTAAGGGATTTTGATTCTGTGTACGATGCAATGAAAGGTGTTGATGTAGTCTTCCATTTAGCAGCGCTGATTGGGATTCCTTATTCATACATTTCACCATTAGCATATATAAAGACGAATATAGAAGGAACCTACAACGTTTTAGAAGCTGCAAGGAAGTTGAACCTGCAAAGGATAGTGATAACCTCTACAAGTGAGATATATGGAACAGCTCAGTATGTGCCGATCGATGAAAAACATCCTTACAACCCGCAATCACCATATGCGGCAAGTAAAGCGGCGGCGGATTTGCTTGCGCTTTCATATTATAGGTCATTTGATACGCCTGTGACCATAGTTAGACCTTTCAATACATACGGTCCAAGGCAGTCCGCAAGGGCTGTGATTCCAACCATAATAACGCAGATACTTTCTGGAAAGAGGCAGATTAAATTAGGAAATTTGGCTCCAACACGCGATTTGACGTATGTAAAAGACACTGTGGAAGGTTTCTTGGCTGTTGGGCTACATCCAGATACAATCGGGGATGTTTATAATCTTGGAACAGGAACTGAAATTTCTATCGGCGATTTAGTAAGGAAGATAGCAAATATTATGGGGGTTGAGATTGAAATTATCCAAGAGAAAGAGAGATTGAGGCCTGAAAAATCTGAAGTCGAGCGTTTACTGTCAAATCCGCAAAAGACTAAGGAAATAACCGGATGGCAGGCGAGGTACAGCCTTGATGAAGGATTAAGGGAAACGATAGCGTGGTTGAAGGCTAATCTTCAGTATTACAAACCTGATATATATAACGTCTAA
- a CDS encoding asparagine synthase yields MPGFFCEIRSGKLNKQFSPVDDSLNLLVESTEGNGFHVERRTVRKFLNDKVFWNNERYLILTEGVILNSKSLIKKYGKENLRDTVIEMYEKSGEAFFNEFRGSFSGVLYDKKLNKWLIYTNHVGDKWVFYSVLEDGIVVGSELPWVASYLKKNGIRYSFDEFGAYCLLTYGYMLEDYTLIKEVKRLLPGHYIKIENGKVTVNQYFKLDNTPDETQSEEEIIENVDRLFRRAIELEFEKDREYGYKHIATLSAGLDSRMVVWVAHEMGYTEQLNVTFSQTNYLDETVPKKIASDLKHEWLFKSLDNGIYLKSATEMIDITGGLVLYSGSAHTNSCVKLINFSNFGLYHTGQIGDVILGTFYDAETPNAPYVPGAGAYSKELVAENEQNYLKMKYENLEIFKFYNRGFNGALSGNLPIQRWTEVTSPFLDVDFLTYSLKIPLKYRYDHRIYKKWILKKYPKAAEYVWEKIQGRITERVYSMMGYKFTLRGLYRRAISKLLYGSSLNSKWHMNPFEYWYRTNDDLRNYFEERFNNVISIVPNCVKVFPDHNFRDLIGKLFYNYGVVEKTQALTILEAWRYYFEDLV; encoded by the coding sequence ATGCCGGGATTCTTTTGCGAGATACGAAGTGGTAAGTTGAATAAGCAATTTTCACCAGTTGACGATAGTCTAAATCTGTTAGTTGAAAGCACCGAGGGAAATGGTTTCCACGTTGAGAGGAGAACTGTTAGAAAGTTTCTCAATGATAAAGTTTTTTGGAATAATGAGAGGTATTTAATTCTTACCGAGGGTGTCATTTTGAATTCCAAAAGCCTGATCAAGAAATATGGGAAGGAAAATCTTAGAGACACAGTGATTGAGATGTACGAGAAAAGTGGAGAAGCATTTTTCAACGAATTCAGAGGAAGCTTTTCGGGGGTACTCTATGACAAGAAATTAAATAAGTGGCTTATCTACACGAATCACGTGGGTGACAAATGGGTCTTTTATTCTGTATTGGAGGACGGCATTGTTGTTGGTTCTGAATTGCCGTGGGTTGCTTCGTATTTGAAGAAAAACGGGATAAGATATAGCTTTGATGAGTTTGGAGCGTACTGTCTTCTGACGTACGGATACATGTTGGAAGATTATACGTTGATCAAAGAGGTAAAGCGCCTTTTACCTGGACACTATATTAAGATCGAAAACGGTAAAGTAACGGTAAATCAGTATTTCAAGCTTGACAATACGCCAGACGAAACGCAAAGCGAAGAAGAGATTATCGAAAATGTGGATAGGCTTTTTAGACGCGCAATTGAGCTGGAATTTGAAAAGGATAGGGAATATGGCTACAAGCATATTGCTACGTTGAGCGCAGGTTTGGACTCAAGAATGGTAGTGTGGGTTGCGCATGAAATGGGATACACAGAACAGCTGAACGTGACTTTTTCGCAGACCAACTATTTGGACGAGACAGTGCCAAAGAAAATAGCAAGCGACTTGAAACACGAATGGCTATTCAAGTCTCTGGATAATGGAATATATCTTAAGTCTGCAACAGAGATGATAGATATAACTGGTGGTTTGGTTCTTTACTCAGGTTCAGCGCACACAAATAGTTGTGTAAAACTCATTAACTTTTCCAATTTCGGATTGTACCACACAGGGCAAATTGGAGATGTGATTCTCGGAACGTTCTATGATGCTGAAACTCCCAATGCGCCGTACGTACCCGGCGCAGGTGCATATTCGAAAGAATTGGTGGCAGAAAATGAGCAGAATTACCTCAAAATGAAATATGAGAATCTGGAGATATTCAAATTTTACAATCGAGGCTTTAACGGGGCACTTTCCGGAAATTTGCCGATACAAAGATGGACGGAGGTTACTTCACCTTTTCTGGATGTAGATTTTCTAACATACTCTCTGAAAATTCCGTTGAAATATAGATATGACCACAGAATTTACAAAAAGTGGATTTTGAAAAAATACCCTAAAGCAGCTGAGTATGTATGGGAGAAGATACAAGGGCGAATAACAGAAAGGGTTTATAGCATGATGGGCTACAAGTTTACACTGAGAGGATTGTACAGAAGGGCTATAAGCAAGTTGCTTTACGGAAGTTCTTTAAACTCAAAATGGCATATGAACCCTTTTGAGTACTGGTATAGAACAAACGATGATTTAAGAAACTATTTTGAGGAGAGATTCAATAACGTAATTTCGATCGTACCTAACTGTGTTAAGGTGTTTCCTGACCACAATTTCAGAGATTTAATTGGTAAATTGTTTTACAACTATGGAGTTGTTGAGAAAACACAAGCTTTAACAATACTTGAGGCATGGAGGTATTATTTTGAAGACTTGGTTTAA
- a CDS encoding glycosyltransferase, which produces MLYISTLEDLERLVGVKKKVFAQAKAFSNLLNSPTILVWNSGGNVRVSHIEGSRTYELAANLFALRNKFDKLLYYKKLRKVLPFVISYDSGQRIAYLRCTLYNKSFLNLLSCLKKENYKVAIEIPTSTFLKEYSNKGVAGRYLYLSYAKYHQAIYSIADLIVAIGEISESLKGFEHKVLETSNGIDLSEVPLIGPPAFTKQLNLIGVANVSYWHGYDRLLRGLAEYYASSKGFEVNFHVVGDGPELSALRNLTEKLKLDSHVFFHGRKSGNELYEVYKKRHVGIGSLGNHRKNMFTTSELKLREYCACGLPFLHATSDSDFPEQFPFALKVQSNEEPIDVLEIIRFYERIREQYPDYPEQMRKYAEENLTWDMKLHQVIERIQESISTGGE; this is translated from the coding sequence ATGTTGTATATTTCAACTTTAGAGGATCTTGAACGACTGGTCGGGGTTAAGAAAAAAGTATTCGCACAAGCCAAAGCGTTTTCAAATCTGTTGAATAGTCCAACAATCCTTGTTTGGAACTCTGGTGGAAACGTCAGAGTAAGTCATATTGAGGGAAGTAGGACGTATGAACTTGCTGCCAATTTGTTTGCGTTGCGAAACAAGTTTGATAAGCTTCTATACTATAAGAAACTTCGAAAGGTCTTACCATTTGTCATATCCTACGATTCAGGGCAGAGAATAGCATACCTAAGATGTACACTTTATAATAAATCTTTCTTAAACTTACTGAGTTGCCTGAAAAAAGAGAATTATAAAGTTGCCATAGAAATACCTACCTCAACTTTTCTTAAAGAGTATTCTAACAAAGGCGTAGCAGGAAGATACTTGTACTTGAGTTACGCAAAATATCATCAAGCTATCTATTCAATTGCTGATCTGATTGTGGCAATCGGTGAAATATCTGAATCGTTGAAAGGGTTTGAGCACAAAGTACTTGAAACCTCAAACGGAATAGATCTTTCGGAGGTACCGCTGATCGGCCCACCTGCATTTACTAAACAACTGAATCTCATTGGTGTAGCAAACGTTTCCTACTGGCATGGATACGACAGACTTCTTAGAGGTCTTGCAGAATATTACGCTTCGTCAAAGGGGTTTGAAGTGAATTTTCATGTGGTTGGAGATGGTCCTGAACTTAGCGCTCTCAGGAATCTTACCGAGAAGCTGAAGCTTGATTCTCACGTGTTTTTCCACGGAAGGAAGTCTGGCAACGAATTGTACGAAGTTTATAAGAAAAGACATGTTGGAATCGGTTCGCTTGGCAATCATCGTAAGAATATGTTTACTACGTCAGAACTTAAGCTAAGGGAATACTGTGCGTGCGGTTTGCCGTTTCTGCATGCAACATCTGATTCAGATTTTCCTGAACAGTTCCCGTTTGCACTCAAAGTACAATCTAATGAAGAGCCAATCGATGTGCTTGAAATTATAAGGTTTTACGAGAGAATCCGCGAGCAATATCCAGATTATCCAGAACAAATGAGGAAGTATGCTGAGGAAAACCTCACGTGGGATATGAAACTACATCAGGTAATAGAAAGGATTCAAGAATCAATAAGCACAGGTGGGGAGTGA
- a CDS encoding glycosyltransferase has protein sequence MKILQINSVCGAGSTGRIVWQIHEALTKAGHESYVTYGRGRSANCDAAVRIGNKLDVYYHVFLTRFFDLHGFGSKSATRKFIKWLERTNPDIVHLHNIHGYYINIEVLFSFLKDFHKPIVWTFHDCWPITGHCAHFTFAQCEKWKTGCYRCPEKSKYPKSVLLDNSAYSHKKKKKLFTGLKNLTIVTPSKWLAEIVKQSFLSEYPIRVIHNGIDTDVFKPTFGEFRKKYGLEGKFIILGVANKWEERKGLHYFLELSDYLNDDEVIVLVGLSERQIKKLPKNFIGIRRTNSAKELAEIYTAADVFLNPTLEDNYPTVNLEAQACGTFTITFDSGGACETLISEKTGICLRSRSVMSILEIIRSRKIFQGNFSMKEVNIRECNGKIMSKESLTLNYINLYEDIQSIFLE, from the coding sequence TTGAAGATTCTTCAAATAAATAGTGTTTGCGGAGCTGGAAGCACTGGAAGAATTGTTTGGCAAATACACGAAGCATTAACAAAGGCTGGACATGAAAGTTATGTTACATACGGACGTGGAAGATCAGCAAATTGTGACGCCGCAGTACGGATTGGTAATAAACTGGACGTCTACTATCACGTTTTTCTCACAAGATTTTTCGACCTTCATGGCTTTGGTTCTAAAAGTGCAACAAGAAAGTTTATAAAATGGCTTGAACGTACAAATCCAGATATAGTGCATCTTCACAATATACATGGTTATTACATTAACATAGAAGTTCTTTTCTCATTTCTAAAGGACTTTCATAAACCTATTGTTTGGACTTTCCATGACTGCTGGCCTATTACTGGGCACTGTGCACATTTCACGTTTGCACAATGCGAAAAGTGGAAGACGGGATGTTACAGGTGTCCTGAGAAGAGTAAGTATCCGAAAAGTGTTCTTTTGGACAATTCTGCATACAGTCACAAAAAAAAGAAAAAACTCTTCACTGGATTGAAGAACCTTACAATTGTGACACCATCGAAATGGCTTGCTGAAATCGTCAAGCAATCGTTCTTATCAGAATATCCAATTCGAGTCATTCACAATGGGATAGACACAGATGTATTCAAACCAACTTTTGGAGAATTTCGAAAAAAATACGGGCTTGAAGGAAAATTCATTATTCTTGGCGTAGCAAACAAATGGGAGGAAAGAAAAGGATTACACTACTTTTTAGAACTTTCAGATTATCTAAATGACGATGAAGTGATAGTATTGGTGGGTCTATCAGAAAGGCAAATAAAAAAACTACCGAAGAATTTTATAGGCATAAGAAGAACGAACAGTGCTAAGGAACTTGCTGAAATATATACAGCTGCGGATGTTTTCCTCAATCCAACGTTGGAAGACAATTATCCAACAGTCAATTTAGAAGCTCAGGCGTGTGGAACATTTACGATAACTTTTGATTCAGGCGGGGCTTGTGAAACCCTAATCTCAGAGAAAACAGGTATATGTTTGAGAAGTAGAAGCGTTATGTCAATCCTCGAAATTATAAGAAGCAGGAAAATCTTTCAGGGAAATTTCAGTATGAAAGAAGTTAATATCCGGGAATGCAATGGAAAAATAATGTCTAAGGAAAGCCTTACCTTAAACTATATAAATCTTTACGAAGATATACAATCTATATTTTTGGAGTGA
- a CDS encoding glycosyltransferase family 4 protein has translation MNKKVLIIGNYNSIYIRKLLESLSRAGDVRLNFYVLSGLKYIHNGLEIYALPETKNSLRKLINTRKIIDRVAAEHPDIVHIHYFNAPTILYVMWSKLFRKGKLVVTFWGSDLYRISGTPMIKKIIQKSVIKRADVVTVTSEKMIDDFYKIFDVRDKKVFLTKFAVPIDLKVIDQVSMEEIEKFKKRFSIAANNIVLTLGYSADPGKNHMYMIDEVVKLYNTFKNIFVFLPMTYGNVEHREKVKQYCEEKFKSRGIKYSILEEQMSDREVAVLRKATDIMVNVQVSDALSASMQESLYAGSIVINGEWLDYSELKREGAYFETIPRLGPGLLSSKIAYVIENLYELKEKTVVNKKIIAKRCDWEEVANNFLTIYDNLLEGKI, from the coding sequence TTGAATAAGAAAGTGCTGATCATTGGTAATTACAACAGCATATATATCAGAAAACTATTAGAGAGCTTGTCACGCGCAGGAGATGTACGCTTGAACTTTTATGTGCTGAGTGGTCTAAAGTATATACATAACGGTCTTGAAATCTATGCTTTGCCTGAGACGAAAAATTCCTTGAGAAAGCTTATCAATACCAGAAAAATCATAGATAGAGTTGCAGCTGAACATCCAGATATTGTTCACATACACTATTTTAATGCTCCGACTATTTTGTACGTTATGTGGAGTAAACTGTTTAGAAAGGGCAAACTGGTAGTTACTTTTTGGGGTTCGGATCTTTATAGGATTTCGGGAACTCCAATGATAAAGAAAATCATTCAAAAGAGTGTAATAAAGCGTGCTGATGTGGTTACCGTAACTTCTGAGAAAATGATAGATGATTTCTATAAGATTTTTGATGTTAGGGATAAGAAGGTCTTTCTGACAAAATTTGCAGTTCCAATTGATTTGAAGGTTATTGATCAAGTGAGTATGGAAGAAATTGAGAAATTTAAGAAGCGGTTTTCGATAGCGGCGAACAACATTGTTCTGACGCTTGGATATTCAGCAGATCCAGGAAAGAATCATATGTATATGATTGACGAGGTTGTTAAACTTTACAATACTTTTAAAAACATTTTCGTCTTCCTCCCAATGACCTATGGCAATGTCGAACACAGAGAAAAGGTAAAGCAATACTGTGAGGAGAAGTTTAAATCGAGGGGTATAAAGTACTCTATTCTGGAAGAGCAAATGTCGGATCGGGAAGTGGCAGTTTTGAGGAAAGCAACAGACATAATGGTGAATGTTCAAGTTTCTGACGCTTTGTCTGCTTCCATGCAAGAAAGCTTGTATGCTGGGAGCATTGTTATAAATGGTGAGTGGTTGGATTACAGTGAACTGAAAAGAGAAGGCGCATATTTTGAAACTATACCACGCCTTGGACCAGGATTGTTGTCTTCAAAGATTGCATATGTAATAGAAAATCTATATGAACTTAAGGAGAAGACAGTCGTCAACAAGAAAATTATTGCTAAAAGATGTGATTGGGAGGAGGTAGCTAATAACTTCTTGACAATATATGACAATCTACTGGAGGGAAAAATATGA